Part of the Trypanosoma brucei gambiense DAL972 chromosome 6, complete sequence genome is shown below.
TTGTACAAGAAAGTGCATGCTTTTTTCGAGTGCAGTGGGTGTACGCAAATGAGCCGGCTCCACAACAACACCTGCCGCTGACCGTCCGTATGGTTCGACAGCTGGAAGCTGTGAGATTCCATCGCCGGTGTTGTTGGCGCGGTTCCCGCCACAGAGAGCTGCCAGTTGACCACGCCTCGGTGGCTCATCTACCTTAAACTCACAAAACGTAGAGAATGGTGGGGTAGACAGGGCAGCGCGAACACTGAGGCCGCTCATCACTGTCCCAGCCGCTGTTGGTAGGGCACACGGTAGACCGGGGGCAAAATCACGAAAAATAGCGCAAACGCTTGataccttttcttcttttttgactATTGTTCGTGTGCTTCTCTACTCCCTCAATAAAGGATGCTAGCGGCGAGCAgtaacaacagcaagaaagaaaacacccaagagagaggaggaaagaaaatgctgATAAACACTTTAACTTTTGTGAACAATcaatatattttcttcacgATATCCATCCATTAACTTGAAGATAAAACAGTCCGTCAACTGCCTCCAACCTTGTGGCACTTCTCACCTTTCGTTATATGCAAACTATGCCTGGAAAATGTATCGGACACACTCCATCAGCACATCTATGAGGGACTCCCCGGAAGAACTACCGGGTACAGTCCCCAAATTTCTATTTGATCTACCATGTGCACCGGCATATGGTTCGCCATGCAGCCacctctcttcctccacttcGCCATGTAACCCGAAACTCAAATTCATCGTTCTCTTGTTgtttccaccaccaccaatgCTTCTCTTGTGCATTTCACCCGGGGTAGTGGTGACTCCCGTTCCAGTTCTAGTTGAATTAGTGCCGAGAAGTTGTGATTTCAAATAGTCTGCGATTCGGCATCGTACCCGCTGGCGCATCGCCTGGGGAATTGCTTTCCCGAAGCTAAAAGAAGCACTGATATCACTACACGTGAATGAATTCGACTGGCACAAAGCCTCCCACCCACCGTTGACTCCAAGAAAATTTCGCGTAATGTCATCGCACGCAGCACGCAGAATGTTCTCCCTTTCGCTTAACGCATCTTGCGGTGGGCTATCATAGGTAAGTCTAACTCTGTGGTTCTTCTCTTTGGTGTTTTGAGAAGCTGCACGAGTAACGTATCTGTCGCCAACCACAGTAGCGTATGACTCTAGCTCATGGATGAATTCCACGAGCTCCGCTACCACACGCGCCACCCCTCGCTGAATAACCCACTGCTGTCGCTTGTTGCCctctgcagcagcggcaagaGCGCTACTCATGCGGCGGCGGTGCGTACTTTCCAGCTTCCGCAGCGTTTCTCTTTGCATGTCTTCCAGAGTTGCTATTTGCCACTgctgtttttgctgttgtttttccacaCGCTCCATCAGCATCTTCCGGTCTTTAACCATTGCACAGTATTTGCGACGTTTAGCCTGCAACTGTTCCTCCAGCTCGGTAGTGCGCGCTAAAGCCTCATTCAGCCTCGCTTCAATACAGTTGTACTCACATGCAGGTGATTGAGGCGCGGTAAACCTCGCATTGCGGGCATCAGCACGTTGTTCTTGTAAAGCGGTTggctgtgctgctgcaagtaATACTTCCTGCTTCACTACTGTATTATGAAGAGGCAATCGCGCCGGACGTGTCACCCGGCTCCCATCCTTCACGTTCTGCACAGGAGGCCGACGATCCTGCCTTACGGGTTCTGACACATTCGTTTCGAGACGCTTCCTATTTTGTTCCTCATTCAGCTTAATTTGTTGCTTTAACATGCGGCACTCAACATTTCTTCGACTGAGTTTATTCTGAAGAGCCTGCAACACCTTGGCTATCTGCTTCTCAAACAAAACATGGCGGCGGGACTCTTCTCCCGCCGCTGTGGCCCTTTCCTCCTTAACCTGCTGCAGCTCCGAACATGCTTCTCGAAACTGCTCCTGTGCGCGCAACAACGCCGCCTGTGCTCTCTCCTCTGCTTCttcttgttgctgctgcttctcaTCCAACTCCCGTTGCAACTGCTGAATGTGTACACGTTGCACAGCAGCCCTCTCGTCCGCGATTTGTTGCTGTTCGAGTAGTTCCTTTCGCGCGCTGACGGCCAGCTGCTGGAGTTGAGTTCGTAGCCGTTCCCGCTCGGCAGACAACATCTGTTCACGTCCTTCGCTATCACTAAGACGTCTTTCCAGGGTGGCTACCATACTCTCCAGTTGCTTCCGGGTGCCATACATACTTCGCTCCGCTTCCGTGTGAAAGTGTGCGTGGAATGTTAGTTCTGTTTCGTCTTCACAGTTTTCCTCGTCTTCTGCTTCGAGGTACTCTTTATTCCGGAGCCGCTCCAGTGATGCACGCAGAATGACTGTCTCCTCCCGAGCCGCCTGGAGACTGGCTCTAAGATGCGCTTGCTCTTCTGACATGTCTGCTATTCTTTGCTCGTTAACTTCGAAGGTGACTGTTAGCGTGGCATGGTTAACAGTCAACTGCTGTAATTCCTCTTGTAGCAATTTCGCCTCATTAGTAGCTTCTCGACCAGCAGCTTCGGCCTCCTCATGCAGCTTCTTATATCGTTTCAGCTTCTTTTGGTTCTCTTCCCGTTCGCGGATCAAAACTTCCTCAGCTTCGCGAGTGGACTCCCTGTACTGTAACTCGCATTTCTTCCTCAACTCCCGCTCACCCGCAAGATTGCTTTCCATTTGTTGCAACGCCGCCCGCAACGACCGCACCTCATCCACAAGTGTGGAAAACTCCTGCATTTCTTCATGAATGTACTGTAAGTCCGCTGTATACTTTtcctcacgctcctcagcCTCTCGCCGCGCCTCCGAAAGCTGCGTTATtagctttttattttgcgcGTTCAAAGAGGTGATGTCAGCCTGCTGCTCACGTGAGGCGCTTGCTGTCTGCTTTGAGGCGGTATctgtttcattgcagtcacgaAGTTGTTGGAGTAACAGACGCTTTTCCTCCCGTAACCCTGCGACCTCACCCTGTAGATGCGCTAATTCCAGGTCCCGTTGCTTCAGGGTATTGGCTTGTTCACGAAGCAAGTCATCTTTACGCTGAAGCGCCGTAAGTATGAGCTCAGCCATACTCTCATCATGTTCCGCTTTTGCCTCACCCCACCCCCTTTCGTTCTCATTTTCATTCCGTCCCCTTTCCGCCACCGTATACCGCCCACCACTGTATTCACTCGTCTCGTCCCCACTCACATTCGGTGAGCGAATCTCACTTCCGCAGAATTGTGATGAAACACAGGCACTATCATCCATGTTTATGGCTACCCCTTCAGTCACGGAATCGGGGCTGAACTCGTTGGAAGCCGGCATATCGGTAAAAATACCATTTGAGTGACACGCAGGAGGGCGGGGTAGGAGGTTAGGAGGGAGGTACCGATATTGTTGATGTAGCGACGTTGGCTGCACGCCTTGACGACAATCACGACTATGTTTGGATACGTTTCGTACATCATGTGAGCCCGATGGAAAATCCACCTCGTCCATTGCCATCGGAAGCACCCCTCCGGGCACCTTCGGCTGCCTTTCTCCCTTTGTCGCAGTTTCCGATAGCTACAAGAGAAAAAGCGAATAACATTCATATTTATATGGGAAAAGCTGTAGGTTAGAACTGGTTCCCCCCCCATGGAAGACATCTACTTTCAcgtggaaaacaaaacaaaaacacagatAAGCATTTATTCGAGGTTTCCTCCAAAACTCAGCGCTCACACACTAAGTCCACACGACTTGGCGCTCGAAACTAAAGTTTTTCCCTCGGATGCGtgcataaaaaaaaaggttgaaCCGCGGAccctcttccttccacaGCTAGTCGACTGGTGAGGCCTCATTGAGAAATTTGAATACGTGTCTGTAGCACATAAGCAATTCTCGTTTCGTCGCTGAGCGCCGCGATGCTGCGAGGTGCGCTTGCATGTAGCGAAGAAGCGGCTTCCTTGACGAAAGAAGCGACAAGAAAACTGTTTCATCATCGTAGCCCATCCGCAGGAGCTTCCCCACTTCCTTTATGCTGTCATCACCAATATTACGATTACCGTTTACCCGTACGTTGTTTCCACCATTGCATATAAACCGCGATAAGATGCCGTTTTTATCTTTGCAGTGTTTACGCCCTGCAAAATATTGTGAAACTTCGTCAGTTTGTTTGTACACGAAGTGCCTGCAGTTTGAAGAGCCGCAACGGCAGACAACAAAGTACTTCTTCAGTGCATTTTCACCATAAAAAAGTGGTGCCACTCTGTGCGAGTAGCTAATCGTCAACTCGGAGCCCGCTGGCACATCACGGGTGGTGAAGAAACTATTCGCATCCCCGAAGTACGGAAAGTTTTCTATTCGACTCAAGACTTCCTTACATTCGGAATATTCACCTGTTGCAGCAGCCGCCGGCCAAAATTCTTTCGAAAGCCCACAGCAGCAATTGGGTTCACAACTATGGTTCATGAGATGGTGAGGCAGCGGTTGAGTGACAAGCTCCATTAATGAACCTGTTGGGTGCGTGTAGTGAAATGTGTCTGGCAACCGCGTGTGCGTGTCGCCAAGTAATAGCACCAACTGGGCGGCGTCCATATATGTGCGCTGTGGGGCAACTACCACCCGAGTGCTGCGTGGTAACGCCTTTGTCGTGAAGAGTCCCCTGCTGTGGATGGGGCTACTTCCAACCCGAATACAATCAAGTGTCGTGCCCTGCAGGAGGCCCCGAAAGTAGGGCGTTCCGTTTAAATTTTCCAAAAATATATTTCCAGCCGAAACGGTCCCGCTGTTATCACTGGCGGTGAGCGACTCCCGGGAGTTGGCGCATTCCGCCTGATGAACAGTTGTGGTGGAAAGCGCTGCCGCTTGCGCGTAGGCCCCTGCAGCAATAAGCTGCTGTATTGAAGCTTCAACGTCCATAGGGGAAGACAAGGATGTCCGCAGCAGAACCGGCGACGGGTGTTGTCGATGTTGAGTTGCCTCCTGATGTCGATAGTGGCGGCGCTACACTATACCGCGTATAAAATGAGACACGCCCCATAGTGTAGCCAACATAGGCCATGGCGTTCAGTATGCCGTAGGTTATGGGACCGACAAGGGGCATTGCCAAAGCCCCCAGCACAAATGCAGAAAGGCGTAAAGACGATGCGCCAGCATGTGGCTGAGGTGGTTGCATCACACCTTCGTCCAGCGATTCCCACGAGCCACATGACACTGCTTCCCCCTCAGAGGATGCAATAAACAAGTCAGGGAACATCAGCTGCTCTCGGTCTGCATAATTGGTGCGCTTTGTACGGCGCGGCAATCTCTGAGATTTGGGCTTCTCCGAGTCCGATCCAGATAAAGAGGTAACAGCACAACCCGAACAAAGCCTATTACACAATAAATGGGTGGTCGTGACGGTATTTAATCTCTGTAATACACTCTTCCGGTTTGCTGTTATTCGTCCCCCAACTACACCACCAAGTACCATATTAGGTCCACCTGCCCCACGCCCCTTTCTTCCTATTACACATATcagtgcaaaaacaaaaaaaaacaagcatcAGGTATCGTCGTGACAAGCACAGAAACGTGGCAAAGGCAAAACGTTCAGTCGACACCTCATgtatccttttgttttggtcTTGTTAGGTTCCACCCGTCACTCCACTCACGCCTTGGAAGTGGCTGACGAACTGACGATACGGTGGCTGCCACCTCAAAATATGAGACGGAGCCcaaggaagggggaatgcAACGTAATGCAGCGATGTGAAGACCATATGATGAAGCAATCAAGTGCTCAGAAAAGCACATCGGGCCCATGCCCTTGCTTCGTGTTAACACCTTTTGTCACCTGTAGGGATCTTGAAAGTGTGCCTTTCTCAGGCTCAGCGGCTCCTCCCACCTGCGAAGTGGCGTTGAAATCGCACGCAGCATGCGCATGAAAGTTGCGTATGTCAACTCGATGGCGCCGTAACAACTCAGCGAGGTTCGGTGAAGGCAAATAACTGGGTAGTACGGTGGGAATGAGAAAGAGTTTTTCATTCGTTCCGCCGGTGTTAACTCTTGGCACCCCTTTTGTTGGTATAATTGTCCCATCGACGTCCCCCATGGCCACCAGAGTGCTGGGTGGGGAGAGAAACTGGCAGCCGATATCACGGAGTAGATTTTCTATCGACTGGCCGCGGCGAGAAGCCACGAGCCTCGCTAACAATTCCGCTCCTGGGCAATGTCCcaccgccgctgctgccgctggagGTCTCAATTGTGGTTGTTGAGCGTTAGACCACGCGTTAAGTTTTGCGACCACCCGTTGAATGTAATCGGCGAAACTCACAACATTTCGCAAAGAGTTTTGGTACTCATGCAACACAATCAGCAGTGTACTCTGAACTACCTCATCCACAGATGGTGCGTCGTCGTCCAACACTACCTTTAGAATTCCCCTCCTCGTTTGCCGCCCCTTCCCGCCGCTGCCACTGTACGTACACTGCGGGCACACATCGGACACAACGCACCAATGCAAACTTTCCTCCTCACAAGCACCTCCTGCATCGTCTTTACGACATCGGTTCCCACTTTCGCTAGATTGATCGGTTGCCGTGCCGCCTGCCTCGCACTCATCATCAGCATCGACGGGTACGCCTCGCCACGGCTTTCCGGCATAAACCCTCATAACACTCTTCAGTTTCTGCACACTCAATGGAGTTGGAAAGCGCCACACTCCCCAATCATGTAGCATCACTGCATGCGCTCGTGTATGCGCGGTGTTCGTCAGTAGAGCGGCGTCAAAACCAGTGGAGGCAGCGGCAAGATATCCTGCGAGAACAAACAGCGAGGGCGGCAATTCACTACCTGCGGGTTCAGTGGAGGCGCCAGGGCGCTCAGTGTCCAAAACCCAGACATGTAACGCTTGCAGCGTCATACCACTATCTTTTATTGGCGCTGCGCGAGTTACTGTGTAGGAGGGAGCATTTCCTATAAGCGTGCCCGCAACGGCCATCGGCAGCATCGCTGTCCCCCCTTCACCACGTGGTCGCCATTGTAGAGCGTTAAGAAACGACAAGGGGGATACATTACAGGATCTAAGTTCAACCGCCACATCGCTACAACCGATGCTACTGACACTATTAGTCCCCCTCTTACGTAGTAGAAGGTCAGATAACGTGCCGCTACAGAAAGATCCCACCCACTCACGCCGCATACCGAACTGCACAGCAAAGGAAAGTCGAGTAAGGTGGGTTACGCTCCGACAGTGATGATGGAAGCTTTTTTCCCGAAACCACAAATTGTGACACACATAGCAGTAATAATCCTTATTACAAGGTgctgtttccccctcctccttttcacagcTGTGGTACTCGTGTTGAGAGGGCCTCACAGTTGGCAAAGTTACCTTCCATTGAACCGCTCCAGTGAAGGTCACACGATGTATGCTTAGCAGTGCGTGTTGTTCGTCACTACCATCACTATTCACTCCACTGCTACTCACATCTTCATCAACACCGGGCGCAGGTACAGGCTCGCCTGACAAGATGACACCGTTACCAGTTGAACGGCAGATGCTACAGTCCTCATGGTCAGCATCGGCGGCTGCAGCCGCAATCGGTTGGGGAAAAAATTCTTCATAGCCCATACGCCGTGCGTCACTAAGAAGAAGGGAATGCTCCCGACCGTAGCTATCGTGCCATGTTACACAGGTATCAGATGCAGCAGAGGAATCTCCCTCAGTTTCTGTAAAGCGGAGACTAAACGTACGGTTGACCGTCCTTATACCCGGAACTGGAAGTGAACGATCCAAAGAAGCTACTTTTTCATGAGCCTCTGCCCGCCGAATCGATTCCGTCTCCCCATCGTTTCTGTCCTGCTCACCTGGTAAACGTACGGCTGATGACGCCGGTGGTGATGTGGGAGGCAGCATTGCCACCAGCCGTGTTAGTACATTCTGAATTGACACTAAAAGACTTATTCCAATAGGAGCTAATACAACCGCAGCCaaatttcttcccttttccgctTCCGTTAACCCTGCGGGGTCACAAGGCAGTGCGACCGCCGATAACAACCGGTCCTCTTCCTTACCTGAGTTGCCGCCTCTTCTGTCTCCATCCACAGACCCATTAACCTCGCTACCAAATCGAACGACACCTGAACGCCTCGTGGAAAAAAGTTCAATCTGTTGAACATTGGTATCGGCTAGATATGGCGTAATGACGTCGCGCAGCACCTCTGGTGTCAGGCGTTCAAGTAAACTCTGCTGATGCCGCTGGTCGCTGTGTAGCTCCACCGAAAAGGAGCATGTACGGTCTGCATCCTCCTGCAGGGCACCAAGGTTACGCAGCATCCGCCTCTGGTGTGCACGGTGGGATGCATCCTCGCCACGCATGGTGTTCCTTGCAAATGCGGCTACGAAAGCTGCGCAAAGCCGGTCTTGTACGTGTCCAAATGTAAGCAGCGGTTTCTTGGACCTCTGATTCTGCTTTGGAGCCCTGGGCAATTGCGGTTGAAGTTTTCGGATAAGTTGTTCATCTTGTGTATACCATTGTGTCATAGTCCGGTGCTGTGATGAAGGACGGTGGGCGGAATGCTCAAGCGCGCAACGGTGAAGCCGCAGCAACGAATTGGCAAGTAGAACACGGTACGATTCAGGGAAGGTGGAGAGCACAAGCTGCTTAATAAGTGAGGCGCTGGGGCGGCGTTCCACCCTGTCATGTTCACCATATAGCGCAAATACGTCATCTTTATCGCCACCTCCCACACCACTAGTGACAGCTTTTTCCTTATTCACAGTTTCATGTGAGTCGGAACCCTGTGTGACAAGTCTCCACAGGCGTAACGCGCACTGTGCCACGCTGCTATCTACAGTGCGAAGTGCCCTACCGTTCACGCGAAATTTTCGAAAAAAGGCCACCACATCCGCACTGCTAGTACATGCGTACCATTCATAAAGGATTGAAAGCAGCATGAGTGGTTCACTCAGAGTGTGCCCACTGGTGCTTTTGCCCCTCTCTCCGATTTTAGAAGCTGTACTCCGCTGAATCAGAAGTGACTGCAAGTATTGTGCTGCTGGTGCACCTTCGCAGCTTTTGGAATCCCCAACCTGGACAGACACGCGTGGATAGAGAAGTAACGTCGGAACAGTCATTGCGCAGGCGATAAGTATCGCATCCTCGATGCAGGCAAACTGCAAAGCATAGTACAACATTAGTGCTTGCTCATGAGGTATGGGGAAGTATGAGACAAACTCCCCCTTTGCGGTTAAACAAACGTCGTTGTAGAGGTCGATCAAACGTGGCATGTCCTTAGATAATTCAAGGCAGCTATCACCTATACAATGAACATCGTCACCACTCCTTTGTTTCGGGCTTTTGGAGCACTGTAGAAGTCCCAGGTCTAAGAGCTGTCGGATGCCCTGTGCTATCGCCTTCGGTTTAGGTGCATCtggtagtaataacaacagcgAACTTGCCTGGTGAGGAAACAAGTACTTGACccgaagcagcaatgaagcTACATTGGCTGCGGCACTCTCAGGAATTGTGTGTGCAGGCGCCGCCGGAACCAAGCCGCTCAAACTCCTCTGGTGGCTGGTCAGAAAGAAAGCTTTCCCGCTTTCATTGTCTTCCCCCCTATTATCCTTTACTTTCCCATCATCACCCTTTTCGTCTGAAGTGACTAGCTCTTCCTGTCCACAATTGCCGTAGTGGGTCCCCACAACCTCCTTTTGGAGTGTGAACATACGCCTCGGA
Proteins encoded:
- a CDS encoding helicase, putative, with product MHRFVSVLREDHRTLLRRIVLYQINRPYSTKIGSCDNFTRVDNLTEATEPVENPVVNSPNCTEPTTDLEGRCDVNERTISSKNGAHGMSKLLETISKRKKPKAGPTVGVFPKPVGTMLAEIFTSTAKSNTPLEARGRVVPKPRAFVAQGKPVVSSSLISKLRENVLRKQMDWQCVAQSYPSLQRLGVWQKRSEWTNLFLANSAVPLPPASAKRLKNNGGNEPAAILTDFPQPVTDVFVCNAPTGSGKSSLVPLFLLDSHWQRMLQRIDISHKAKIVSSAASSSVIDSKEGVMRSVETFLPPSPFPVNVSTREYATVFGASSRLCIIVSQPTRLACVELAKFTAAILASSSSTPAASNVGDRVGYAVGGDSCFSAASEIIYATPGYILNALQHDHSLLSHTTLIIDEAHCRDMETDLLLAWAKQQLLRAYQREHGKDREQSWGMRHLILMSATLSAEQMVSYLIGAQFSAPPSEATRNLSAFCKPYVLSLGNEAAQPPDEVSDVAVRSGLAGSGPYRLEEYFIDDLPSALESSQLLGADEKSADNGSKGVSSLNGRLCPLLLPPARRVMASLVHFFSYIRFSPEIHSPQARALAQFVLFTLQSIASLASCRSKPHTTEGSGAVQEKGGITQDQNNEQPESILVFLPGFAEMSLVLQSLEVLCRKTLVNDEGTNDTQRHAEPAGATTKISGDSTMNYAYDNAGSGNVTFLEYEGCSFSVALLHATAVGSPQRQLRETTSPFPYRIILSTNVAESSVTIPNVRCVVDSCLERRFFSDPLTGVTLRSTAVVSVSSSRQRAGRAGRTCDSFVIRLAPRRMFTLQKEVVGTHYGNCGQEELVTSDEKGDDGKVKDNRGEDNESGKAFFLTSHQRSLSGLVPAAPAHTIPESAAANVASLLLRVKYLFPHQASSLLLLLPDAPKPKAIAQGIRQLLDLGLLQCSKSPKQRSGDDVHCIGDSCLELSKDMPRLIDLYNDVCLTAKGEFVSYFPIPHEQALMLYYALQFACIEDAILIACAMTVPTLLLYPRVSVQVGDSKSCEGAPAAQYLQSLLIQRSTASKIGERGKSTSGHTLSEPLMLLSILYEWYACTSSADVVAFFRKFRVNGRALRTVDSSVAQCALRLWRLVTQGSDSHETVNKEKAVTSGVGGGDKDDVFALYGEHDRVERRPSASLIKQLVLSTFPESYRVLLANSLLRLHRCALEHSAHRPSSQHRTMTQWYTQDEQLIRKLQPQLPRAPKQNQRSKKPLLTFGHVQDRLCAAFVAAFARNTMRGEDASHRAHQRRMLRNLGALQEDADRTCSFSVELHSDQRHQQSLLERLTPEVLRDVITPYLADTNVQQIELFSTRRSGVVRFGSEVNGSVDGDRRGGNSGKEEDRLLSAVALPCDPAGLTEAEKGRNLAAVVLAPIGISLLVSIQNVLTRLVAMLPPTSPPASSAVRLPGEQDRNDGETESIRRAEAHEKVASLDRSLPVPGIRTVNRTFSLRFTETEGDSSAASDTCVTWHDSYGREHSLLLSDARRMGYEEFFPQPIAAAAADADHEDCSICRSTGNGVILSGEPVPAPGVDEDVSSSGVNSDGSDEQHALLSIHRVTFTGAVQWKVTLPTVRPSQHEYHSCEKEEGETAPCNKDYYCYVCHNLWFREKSFHHHCRSVTHLTRLSFAVQFGMRREWVGSFCSGTLSDLLLRKRGTNSVSSIGCSDVAVELRSCNVSPLSFLNALQWRPRGEGGTAMLPMAVAGTLIGNAPSYTVTRAAPIKDSGMTLQALHVWVLDTERPGASTEPAGSELPPSLFVLAGYLAAASTGFDAALLTNTAHTRAHAVMLHDWGVWRFPTPLSVQKLKSVMRVYAGKPWRGVPVDADDECEAGGTATDQSSESGNRCRKDDAGGACEEESLHWCVVSDVCPQCTYSGSGGKGRQTRRGILKVVLDDDAPSVDEVVQSTLLIVLHEYQNSLRNVVSFADYIQRVVAKLNAWSNAQQPQLRPPAAAAAVGHCPGAELLARLVASRRGQSIENLLRDIGCQFLSPPSTLVAMGDVDGTIIPTKGVPRVNTGGTNEKLFLIPTVLPSYLPSPNLAELLRRHRVDIRNFHAHAACDFNATSQVGGAAEPEKGTLSRSLQVTKGVNTKQGHGPDVLF